The following nucleotide sequence is from Methylocystis iwaonis.
ATTGCGGCGATGACGTTGAGTTTTTCCGTCGCGGCAAGCAGAGCATGGGAGAAACTTACAGATTCGTGTTGATACTCTGCTCCATATCCCGCAGTGAAGCGAATTTGCGTTAGAGCATATTCGAAGCCGGAGGCTTCCGCGATCTGAGCAAGCTTTCGGTTGTAGTCGATATCCCAACTTGTCCGCTGTTCGATCTTGCTGATCACGAGACCGCCGGAAACATTGGGAACCCAATAGGCGAATTTAATGGGTTGTGTATCCTGCTGCGATGAAGGCGAGGACGCGCCAGTCATAACCGTCTCCTTTCGTGAGAGCCGCATGGAATCCGTACCGCGGCTTCATGCGCTACGCGCTTGAGGAGGAGCGGCCTGTGTGTCAGTCGGTAACAGCAGGCGGCGTGCCAAAGCTTATGACTGCGTAAAATCAATGGGATGACCCCGACCTTCGAGCGGCGTAATTTGCAATTGCAACAACGGGCGCCGCTTATGCTGCTGCATTTGCAGCAGTAGCGCTTCGGAGAAGTCCGTTGCGATCCGAAAATTGCGGCGTCGTTCGCGCGGCGCCATGCTTGCTGAGTTGATCGGCCCGCAGAGCGCGTGTCGCGCTAAAATCAACGGCAAGATCAAGAGGCGAAATGACATCACCAAAATTGACGCGGCATGTCGTGGACATGCGCGCGCGGCCCTCTTTCCTTCATCCATTCTTCGGAGCGGATCCGTCTTCCCCGGAATTCGAGACAGTTCGTTGGGTAAATCGGCGCTTGGGCTCGAGGGATATAGACCACTTCGCGCGGTCGCCTGATTTGCCATCGTTCCTAAAGGAGATCGAGCAGGCGTCGATTGACGTCGCCATCATGGTCGGCCGAAGCACGCCGCAGGTGCGAATTTCGAACGATGCACTTTCGGAATTATCGCAGCTCTCGGCGGGCCGTCTTCTTGGCGTTGGTTCGGTTGACCCCCAAGCGCTTCCAGGCGACGAGGCAGTTCGAGAGGTTCGCCGCTGTTTGGATTCCCTGCAGTTGATCGGCATCAATGTGGATCCCGGTTTTTACGGTCGGCCGATCGCTCATGACGATGAGACGCTCTTTCCGATCTATGCGACTTGCGAAATGGAGAATGCGCCGGTGTTTTTGATGTCGGGTCCGACTACACCCGATTTGCGGCACAATGATCCGCTCGCTGTCGACCGGGTGGCGAGAGCTTTTCCCAACCTCCCGCTCATCTGCTGCCATGCCTTCTATCCGCAGATCGATGCGATGCTTGGCGTGGCGTTTCGGCATGAAAATGTCTTTGTTTCCCCGGACATGTATCTCTTTGCGCCGGGTGGCGAGCGTTATGCCGAGGCTGCAAATGGATTTCTGAGCGACCAGCTTCTGTTCGGGTCGTCTTACCCGTTCCGATCGATCGAGCAGAGCATCGCGGATTTAGCGGGGCTTCGTCTGCAAGATGAAATTGCAGAGAAGGTTGCATGGCGCAACGCTGTCCGAGTCCTGGGCCTCGATATGACATAGCCGCTACTGTTGCAGACGCCGCAGAGGTCGGATATGCGCTGCTGCATTTGCAGCAGCGCACATTCATTCCTCCCGAAATTTCAGGGTTTCAGTGCTGGCCCAAGTCTTGCGCCTATAGCCTGGAATGCTCAGGCAACAATCGCTGCGGGCGCAGGCCTGCCCTTCGATCATGGAACGCATCATGGAAATATTGTGGTACATTCCGACGCATGGCGACTCTCGGTATCTCGGCGCGGAGGAAGGCGCCCGAACGGCAAACTTTGAATACAACCAGCAAATTGCAATCGCAGCTGATAATCTGGGCTACTATGGCGTTTTGATCCCGAGCGGTCGCTCATGTGAAGATCCTTGGATTGTAGCGTCTAGCCTCATCAGCTCGACTCGAAACCTTCGGTTCCTTGTCGCGCTGCGACCTGGCCTCATGCAAGCAGCGCTCGCCGCGCGTATGACGGCGACGCTAGATCGTCTCTCGCAGGGTCGGCTGCTAATCAATCTCGTGGCTGGCGGCGATCCGGAGGAACTCGCAGGAGACGGCCTGTTTTTGGATCATGCGCAACGCTATGCCCTCTCCGCTGAATTCGTCGACGCCTGGAATGAAATCTTACGCGCCAGCCACGAGGAGGGTAGCGTGAACTTTCAGGGCGAGTTCGTCTCGATTAAAGGAGGTAAGCTCCTATTCCCGCCGGTACAGCAGCCAAGGCCGCCCCTTTACTTCGGAGGTTCGTCGGCGCCGGCGCATGATCTCGCCGCCCGATCGGTGGACGCTTACCTCACATGGGGCGAGCCTCCGGCCGCGGTTGCTGAGAAAATTGCGGACGTCAAGGCGCGCGCGGCGAATTATGGGCGCACCTTGCGCTTCGGGGTCCGCCTGCATGTGATTGTCAGGGAAACGGAAGAAGAAGCTTGGCAAGCCGCTGAGCAATTGATCAGTCGGCTTGACGACGAGGCGGTTCAAAGCGCTCTCTCGACCTTCGAACGCATGGACTCCGTGGGTCAGCAACGGATGTTGCAATTGCGGAAAGGGGCAGGCCGTGCGCGGGAGGATCTCGAGGTCAGTCCAAACCTCTGGGCCGGCGTAGGCCTGAAGCGCGGCGGCGCCGGGACGGCCCTCGTCGGAAATCCCGATCAGGTTGAGGCCCGGCTGCGCGAGTATCAAGCGCTCGGCGTCGATAGCTTTGTGCTGTCGGGCTATCCTCATTTGGAAGAAGCCTATCGGTTTGCCGAATTACTTTTCCCGAGGTTCGGAATCAGCCCTCGTGGGGTTCTGCCGGGTCGCAAAATTACCGGCCCGTTCGGAAGCATCGCCGCGACCGCCAAGACCCCGCCCGCCGCGGCGCAATCGGCCGCGGTATAAGCGGAGAAACGAGATGACAAGATGTTCGAGCCGCGACGCCCGCGAAGAAGCGGCGATCCTCGACAAGCTTCTCTTCGTTTTAGCGACGACGGCTGCCGAGCGCGATCGTGAAGGCGGGACGGCGAAGCGCGAACGCGATTTCATTCGTGAAAGCGGGTTGCTGCAACTGTCGATTCCGAAGAAACTCGGGGGGGCTGGCGCCGATTGGATCGACATTTTCGAGATCGTCAGAAGGATCGCCGCGGTCGACAGTTCGCTCGCGCATCTCTTTGCGTTTCATCATCTCATGATCGCGACGCTGCAATTTTTCGGCTCTGCCGAACAGGCCGGAAAGCTGATGGAGTGCAGCGCGCGAGAGAATTGGTTTTGGGGCAATGCGCTCAATCCGAAGGATACGCGCCTCAAGTTGTGGGCGGACGCAGGCGGATTCCGGCTCGACGGCGAAAAGAGCTTTTGCTCGGGCGCAACTGACTCTGACATGCTGATCGTTTCCGCGCATGATGTGGATGGCAAACTCAAAGTGGCCGCCTTCCCGACGCAGCGAGCGGGAGTTACCGTTCATGATGATTGGGACAATATGGGACAACGGCAGACCGATAGCGGCTCGGTTTCCTTCTCGAATGTCGGCGTGACTTCGGACGAATTGCTCCTTTCGCCCGGGCCGCTCGGTTCGCCCTTTGGCGCCTTGCGGCCCTGTCTGGCCCAGCTCATTCTCGTCAACATCTACACGGGACTCGCGCGTGGCGCGCTCAGTGAAGCAATTGCATATATCCGTGGCCTGCCCACGGACGGCGCCGCTCGCATCGGTTCGGATCCGTTCAACCTGCATACGCTCGGTGAACTCACGGCGCAGGTCAAAGCTGCGGAAGCGCTTGCCAGCAACGCGGTGGCCGCCTTTCAACATGCATGGTCGAGGGGCGACTCCATCTCGGCCGATGAGCGGGGCGCGCTGGCGATTGAGATCGCCAGCGCAAAAGTCGTCGGCTCGCGCGCGGCGCTCGATGTCGGCAGCCGTGTGTTCGATGTGATGGGCGCTAGAGCGACGACGGCGCGTCTTCGGCTGGACCGCTTCTGGCGTAATGCGCGAACGCATACGTTGCACGATCCGCTCGATCACAAACTCAAGGAAATCGGCGATTGGGCGCTGAATCGCGTCTATCCAACGCCTTCCTTTTATTCCTAAGGACGAGGACATGACGTTTTCGACAATTGAGCAAGCTATCGAGGCGCAACGGCTCGGGCGATTTGTCGTCGTTGTGGACGACGAAACGCGCGAGAACGAGGGTGATCTTGTCCTCCCTGCCGAGAAAATGACGCCGGAAGCAATGGCGTTTCTCGTTCGTCATTCGAGTGGCGTCGTCTGCGTCGCCATGCCGAACGAATGGGCGGACCGCTTGGAACTTCCATTGATGGTTCCTCGGAGCGGCGACGCGCATGGCACTGCCTTTACGGTCTCGGTCGATCTTCAGGGCTCTACAACTGGCATCTCCGCGAGCGAAAGGAGCGCCACCGTGCGCGCGCTTGGCTCGTCGGCGGGAGGAGCTGACAGTTTCCTGCGTCCAGGCCATGTCTTTCCTCTGCGGCGACACCCTGATGGGATCCTCGGTCGCCCCGGTCATACAGAGGCGGCCAGCGAACTCGCCTCCCTCGCCGGATTCGCGCCCGTTGGCGCACTCTGTGAAATCATTCGCGATGACGGGGAAATGGCGCGGCGGCCTGAGCTGGTCGAATTCGCGAAGCGGCACGAACTTCCTATAATCACAGTTAATGATCTCGTCGCTTATCGGCAAAAGCAGAATGAGCGTCCCACGCGCATATCGGTTTCACGTTTGCCGACGCGTTATGGTGATTTTACCACTCATGTTTTCAGAGCTGCGGACGGGGCAGAACACCTTTCGATTGTCATGGGGCCGGTCGAAGGGGACGGTACATTGGTCAGGATGCATTCAGAGTGCCTGACGGGCGATCTCCTCGGGTCTCTGCGATGCGATTGCGGATCCCAGCTTAATCTCGCCTTGGAGCGTATCGCGCGGGAGGGCAGAGGGGTCTTGATATATCTTCGGGGCCACGAGGGGCGGGGGATCGGGCTGACGCAAAAATTGCGCGCTTACGAGCTACAGGATCAAGGAGCGGACACAGTCGATGCGAATTTAATGCTCGGCTTGCCGGTCGACGCCCGAAACTATGGCGCCGCGGCAGGAATCCTGACTCTCCTTGGCGTGACCAGCGTCCGCCTGATGACCAACAATCCAGCCAAGACAGAAGCGCTGACCTCTCTGGGCGTCGCAATCAAAGAGGTTGTCTCTCTCCATGCGGCGGCAACGCATGAAAACATCCGCTATTTGGAAACCAAGAATCGAAGGATGCGTCATCAACTCGACCTCACTCGATTGACCCCTTCCGCCGCGGCTCGACTCCAAAACGCCTGAAACTGAAACAGACTAAGGAACAGCGATGAGCAAAGTGAAACTTGTCACGGTCTCGGGCGGCTTGAGTCGGCCTTCGCGCTCGGCTGCGCTCGCCGCCGCCATTGCGAGAAAGCTAGCCACTCACGGCGCTTTCAACATCCATTCCATAGAGATTGCCGATCTGGCCCCTGAACTAGGCGGCGTCCTCTCTCCGAAGGGCGCGCCCCCGCGCATCGCTGAAGCAATTCGCGAGATTGAATCGGCAGACGCGCTCGTGGTTTCGACCCCGGTCTATCGGGGATCCTACACTGGGCTTTTCAAGCATCTTTTCGATCTCATAGACTACGAGGCATTGATCGGTAAGCCTGTCCTGCTCGCGGCTTGCGGGGGGAGCGATCGCCATGCGTTGGTCATCGACCATCAGCTTCGACCGCTGTTCAGCTTCTTCCAGTCCTTGACGCTGCCGATCGGCGTTTTCGCCAATGACGGCGATTTTACAAATTACGAGGTAAGCAACGAGGGGCTCGAGGCGCGTATTGATTTGGCGGTAGAGCGCAGCATAGGGCATCTTCGACCGCGCTAGACCCTATGTCCGCCCGCTAAAAGCAATGGCGCGCGCTCGACAGCACGTCCCAGATTGAGGATGGCGTGGTTCCTTCCGAGCGTTCCAGCGGCCGTACTGTTCATCGGGCCGGCATCGCCGAGGCAGGCAATGGTTTGACGCGGCGGGCCTTGATTTAGGGTGCCTGGACTTATCGCAGGCGGGCGCACGCCTCCTCAGCCGACGCCGGTGAAAGCGTGCTGGTCGTCAGCCGGCCGGTCGAAGCGCTTTGCGTGTGGCTGGCCTCCGCGAAAATCGACGGGGGCAAGGCGCCGCGGCCCGGCTTGAACGACCGCGCCTCGTTCGAGGCGCAGAATTTCATAACGTCAGGACGCCTAAAATCTGGAAATGTTTCAAATATATATGCGGGCGCCCCTGTTGCCTGGACCAGTTCGGGCGGCTAGGTATTTCTCCTTCGCGCAATCGATGCGCAAAAGAGCGAGCCAGCAAGGCGGCCGACGCCCCAGCCAGCCAGCAAGACATGCCGGACTGGAAGGGCGAGTTTCATGGAAAGCGTAAGCCATAAGGCGTCTCGCAGCGTTTCATCGTTGATCATGGCGGCGGCATGCGCTTGCGCGGCGCAGGCGCAGGAAGTGCTGCCGACCATCGACATATCCTCGGAAAATGCAGCGCCTTCCGCATCGGGAACAGGCATTCCCCAGCGCGACGGAAGCCGTCGCTCGAGCGTCGGTCCGATCGGCGCTCGGCAGGCTGACCCGAGCATTCTGAAACAGGCGACGCAGAATGTCTCGGTCATCGACCGCCAGCAGATCGAACTCACTAATCCCACGAGCCTGCTCGACGTGCTCGGCCAGGCGCCGGGAGTTTCGATCGCCCGCTCGGGCGGCATCGGCGGGCAGATCTATCTGCGCGGATTCAGCTCCAACAGCATGCGGTCTCCTCTCTACATCGACGGCAATCGGCTGCGTGGCCGCAACACGCTGCAGCTCAACTATTTCGCGCCCGAGGAGATCGAGCAGGTCGAAGTCATACGTGGGCCGGCTTCAGTCCTATACGGAAGCGATGCGCTCACCGGCCTCGTCAATGTTGTCATGCGTCGGCCCCAGGCGGATTCCTCCGGTCCGTTTCGTTTCACTGGCGGCGGCGCCTCCTTCGGTTTCGGCAGCGCCGCCACGGCGCTCAGCACATATGAATGGGTCGAAGGCGCCGGCGAGGGCTTCTCGGTTCGCGGCGGGGTCAGCGCTCGCAAAGGCGTTTCTTACGAGACACCGCAGGGCGTGGCGCGGAACAGCGACTACAGAAGCCTGGGAGGCAGCTTCACTTTGGGCTATGCGCCGACGCCCGACCAACGCATCTCCGCAACCTTCCGCGGTTATACCGAAACCGACGGCCGCGCCGGAGGCGTGGGTGGAGCGCCCGGTTATCCATTTCTCAATGTGCGCCAGAGCCCCAACGAACTGCTGATGGGCCGCATCGACTACTCCGGCGACTTTGCGGCGGGCCTCTTCAAGCACGTCGAAGCGTCGGCTTACGTCAATTACTTCGACACGCATGTGCTGACGTTCAACGCCAGCAACGCGAGACAAAGGTCGTTCGGGGATAATTACGTGGTCGGACCGCTCGTTGTGGGCGGGCGCGCATTGGGCGTGATGCCGTGGAATATCGAGGGCTGGGGGAGCGGCGTCACCAAGATCGGCGGCGACGCCTTTCACGAGGCGCGGCCGGGCAGCCAATCGAGCTCGCTCGTCGCCGCTCTGAACGCCGCCGGACGCATCACGGCGATCAGATATACGCTCCCGAACCAGACGGTTCCCGATTCGACTCAGACCAACGGCGGCGTGTTCGCGTTACACGAATGGACGCCGATCGCGCCGCTCACTCTGTCGGCGGGCGGCCGCCTCGATTATTTCAATACGCAGACGAAAACCTGGCCGCTCGCATCGACGGCCTTGCTGGCCTCCTATCAGGCGAACAGCAATGTCGATAGACTCGCGCCGACGGGCAGCATGGGCGCGATCCTGCGCCTGACGCCGGAACTCGACCTCGTCGGCAATGTCGCGACATCCTTCCGGCAGCCGACCAATTCGGAACTGTTCAATTCCACCGCGACGACGATCCCGAATCCGGATCTCAAGCCCGAGACGGGCCTCACTTACGAGGGCGGGCTTCGATTCCACGGCGCCGACGCGACGGCCAGCATCACAGGGTTCCACAGCATCTATCACAATCTGATCCTGGCGAAGCAGGTCACTTATTTGGGCCTGTCCACCTATACGCAGAACCAGAATGTCGGCAGCGCCGAGGTCGACGGCATAGAAGTCGAGGAGCGTTGGCAGGCGACGCCCTCGCTCAATATCTCCGGCAATCTTACCTATCTGCGTGGGACGAATATTTCGACGCAAACGCCGCTGCCCTATATCGCGCCGCTCCGGGCGCGCGTCGGATTGCAGTTCGCGCCGCCAGGCGGCGGCTATTCGCTGATGGGCGTGGTCAACGCCGCGGCGGGGAAGACGCGCATCGACACTTCGTCCGAATACAAGACCTCCGGCTATGCGATCTTGAACCTTTATTCGAGTTTTCAACTCGGAGCGCTGATCGCGCCGGAGCTCGGCGACACGACGCTGTCATTGGGGCTGGAGAATGTCTTCAACACTCCTTATGTCGACGCAGCGACTTTCGCGAATGTCTCCTTCGGCCGGAGCCTGACCA
It contains:
- the ribA gene encoding GTP cyclohydrolase II — translated: MTFSTIEQAIEAQRLGRFVVVVDDETRENEGDLVLPAEKMTPEAMAFLVRHSSGVVCVAMPNEWADRLELPLMVPRSGDAHGTAFTVSVDLQGSTTGISASERSATVRALGSSAGGADSFLRPGHVFPLRRHPDGILGRPGHTEAASELASLAGFAPVGALCEIIRDDGEMARRPELVEFAKRHELPIITVNDLVAYRQKQNERPTRISVSRLPTRYGDFTTHVFRAADGAEHLSIVMGPVEGDGTLVRMHSECLTGDLLGSLRCDCGSQLNLALERIAREGRGVLIYLRGHEGRGIGLTQKLRAYELQDQGADTVDANLMLGLPVDARNYGAAAGILTLLGVTSVRLMTNNPAKTEALTSLGVAIKEVVSLHAAATHENIRYLETKNRRMRHQLDLTRLTPSAAARLQNA
- the ssuD gene encoding FMNH2-dependent alkanesulfonate monooxygenase; translated protein: MEILWYIPTHGDSRYLGAEEGARTANFEYNQQIAIAADNLGYYGVLIPSGRSCEDPWIVASSLISSTRNLRFLVALRPGLMQAALAARMTATLDRLSQGRLLINLVAGGDPEELAGDGLFLDHAQRYALSAEFVDAWNEILRASHEEGSVNFQGEFVSIKGGKLLFPPVQQPRPPLYFGGSSAPAHDLAARSVDAYLTWGEPPAAVAEKIADVKARAANYGRTLRFGVRLHVIVRETEEEAWQAAEQLISRLDDEAVQSALSTFERMDSVGQQRMLQLRKGAGRAREDLEVSPNLWAGVGLKRGGAGTALVGNPDQVEARLREYQALGVDSFVLSGYPHLEEAYRFAELLFPRFGISPRGVLPGRKITGPFGSIAATAKTPPAAAQSAAV
- a CDS encoding TonB-dependent receptor, whose translation is MESVSHKASRSVSSLIMAAACACAAQAQEVLPTIDISSENAAPSASGTGIPQRDGSRRSSVGPIGARQADPSILKQATQNVSVIDRQQIELTNPTSLLDVLGQAPGVSIARSGGIGGQIYLRGFSSNSMRSPLYIDGNRLRGRNTLQLNYFAPEEIEQVEVIRGPASVLYGSDALTGLVNVVMRRPQADSSGPFRFTGGGASFGFGSAATALSTYEWVEGAGEGFSVRGGVSARKGVSYETPQGVARNSDYRSLGGSFTLGYAPTPDQRISATFRGYTETDGRAGGVGGAPGYPFLNVRQSPNELLMGRIDYSGDFAAGLFKHVEASAYVNYFDTHVLTFNASNARQRSFGDNYVVGPLVVGGRALGVMPWNIEGWGSGVTKIGGDAFHEARPGSQSSSLVAALNAAGRITAIRYTLPNQTVPDSTQTNGGVFALHEWTPIAPLTLSAGGRLDYFNTQTKTWPLASTALLASYQANSNVDRLAPTGSMGAILRLTPELDLVGNVATSFRQPTNSELFNSTATTIPNPDLKPETGLTYEGGLRFHGADATASITGFHSIYHNLILAKQVTYLGLSTYTQNQNVGSAEVDGIEVEERWQATPSLNISGNLTYLRGTNISTQTPLPYIAPLRARVGLQFAPPGGGYSLMGVVNAAAGKTRIDTSSEYKTSGYAILNLYSSFQLGALIAPELGDTTLSLGLENVFNTPYVDAATFANVSFGRSLTNPLLEPGRNFTARLSYRF
- the msuE gene encoding FMN reductase, with the translated sequence MSKVKLVTVSGGLSRPSRSAALAAAIARKLATHGAFNIHSIEIADLAPELGGVLSPKGAPPRIAEAIREIESADALVVSTPVYRGSYTGLFKHLFDLIDYEALIGKPVLLAACGGSDRHALVIDHQLRPLFSFFQSLTLPIGVFANDGDFTNYEVSNEGLEARIDLAVERSIGHLRPR
- a CDS encoding acyl-CoA dehydrogenase family protein; translation: MTRCSSRDAREEAAILDKLLFVLATTAAERDREGGTAKRERDFIRESGLLQLSIPKKLGGAGADWIDIFEIVRRIAAVDSSLAHLFAFHHLMIATLQFFGSAEQAGKLMECSARENWFWGNALNPKDTRLKLWADAGGFRLDGEKSFCSGATDSDMLIVSAHDVDGKLKVAAFPTQRAGVTVHDDWDNMGQRQTDSGSVSFSNVGVTSDELLLSPGPLGSPFGALRPCLAQLILVNIYTGLARGALSEAIAYIRGLPTDGAARIGSDPFNLHTLGELTAQVKAAEALASNAVAAFQHAWSRGDSISADERGALAIEIASAKVVGSRAALDVGSRVFDVMGARATTARLRLDRFWRNARTHTLHDPLDHKLKEIGDWALNRVYPTPSFYS
- a CDS encoding amidohydrolase family protein — protein: MTSPKLTRHVVDMRARPSFLHPFFGADPSSPEFETVRWVNRRLGSRDIDHFARSPDLPSFLKEIEQASIDVAIMVGRSTPQVRISNDALSELSQLSAGRLLGVGSVDPQALPGDEAVREVRRCLDSLQLIGINVDPGFYGRPIAHDDETLFPIYATCEMENAPVFLMSGPTTPDLRHNDPLAVDRVARAFPNLPLICCHAFYPQIDAMLGVAFRHENVFVSPDMYLFAPGGERYAEAANGFLSDQLLFGSSYPFRSIEQSIADLAGLRLQDEIAEKVAWRNAVRVLGLDMT